The Saccharothrix violaceirubra genome segment CCCTGGGCGCGGCCATCACCGCGTTCTACATGACCCGCCTGCTGATCCTGGTCTTCCTGGGCAAGGCCCGCTGGACGGACCTGAAGTCGGCCGACGGTCGCGACTACCACCCGCACGAGTCCCCGGCGTCGATGACCGTGCCGATGATCGTGCTGGCGTTCGGCTCGGTGGCCGCGGGCTTCCTGTTCTCCACCGGCGACAACCTCGCCGGCTGGCTGGAGCCCTCGCTCGGCGCGCTCCAGGAGCAGCACGGCGTGCTCGACCACACCGCGGTCAACTTCCTCGTGCTCGGCCTGTCCGCGCTCGGTGTCGTCGTCGCCTGGCTGGTCTTCGGCCGCCGGCCGCAGCCGGTGCAGCGCCCGCTGCGGGTGTCGTTCCCGGTCCGCGCCGCGCGCGCCGACCTGTACGGCAACGCGCTCAACGAGGTCCTGTTCGCGCGGCCCGGCACGTGGCTCACCCGCGCGCTGGTGTTCGTGGACAACAAGGGCGTCGACGGTCTGGTGAACGGCACGGCGGCCCTGCTCGGCGGCAGCTCCGGCCGCCTGCGCAGGCTCCAGACCGGGTTCGTGCGCTCCTACGCGCTCTCGATGCTGCTCGGCACGATCTTCGTGCTCGGCGCCCTGCTGGCGGTGAGGTTCTCGTGACCACCGCCGGACTGTTCCCCGCGGAGGCGGCGAAATGAACTGGACCCTGATCGTGCTCCTGGTGCTGCCGCTCGTCGGCAGCGTCGTGGTGGGGCTGCTGCGGCGCAACGACGCGGTCGCCAAGGCGATCGCGCTCACGGTGGCGCTGCTCGAACTCGTCGTCGCCGGGTTCGCCTGGGTCGGCTACGACCCCGACGGTGCCCGGCTGCAGCTGACGTCGTCGGCGGACTGGATCCCGAAGTTCGGCGTGCACCTGTCGTTCGGCGTCGACGGCATCGCGCTGGTGATGATCGCGCTGATCGCAGTGCTGGTGCCGATCGTCATCGGCGGCTCGTGGGCCGACCGGCTGCCCGAGGGCCGCAGTGCCGGCGGGTTCTTCGCGCTGCTGCTGGCGATGGAGACCGGCATGGTCGGCGTCTTCGCCGCCACCGACGTCTTCCTGTTCTACGTGTTCTTCGAGGCCGTGCTGGTCCCGATGTACTTCGTGATCGGCCGGTTCGGCGGGCCCAACCGCCAGTACGCGGCGATGAAGTTCTTCCTGTACTCGCTGCTCGGCGGCCTGGTCATGCTGGCTTCGGTGATCGGCGTGTACGTGGCCGCCGCCGACAAGCTCGGCGCGGGCACGTTCGACTGGGCCACGCTGGTCACGGTCACCCGTGACCTGCCGCTGGAGCACCAGATCTGGCTGTTCCTGGGCTTCTTCGTGGCGTTCGCGATCAAGGCGCCGCTCGTGCCGCTGCACACGTGGCTGCCCGACGCCGGCGCCGAGGCGCCGGTCGGCGCGGGCGTGCTGCTGGTCGGCATCCTGGACAAGATCGGCACGTTCGGGTTCCTGCGCTACTGCCTGCCGCTGTTCCCCTTGGCCAGCAAGGAACTCACGCCGGTGGTCATGGTGCTCGCGGTCGCGGGCATCCTGTACGGCTCGCTGCTCGCCGTCGGCCAGTCCGACCTCAAGCGGTTCGTGGCGTACACGTCGATCGCGCACTTCGGCTTCATCGCGCTGGGCATCTTCGCGTTCAGCTCGCAGGCCGGCACCGGTGCCGTGCTCTACATGGTCAACCACGGCATCTCGACCGGCATGCTCTTCCTGGTCGTGGGCATGGTCATGGCCCGCGGCGGCTCCCGTCTGATCGACGACTACGGCGGCATGGCCAAGCTGACGCCGGTCCTCGGCGGCCTGTTCTTCCTGGCCGGCCTGTCCTCGCTGGCGCTGCCCGGCACGAACTCGTTCGTGAGCGAGTTCCTGGTGCTGATCGGCTCGTACCCGAACCAGCCCGTGTACACGATCCTGGCGGCCGTCGGCATGGTCCTGGCCGCGCTGTACGTCCTCTGGCTCTACCAGCGGGTGTTCCAGGGGCCGGTGCGCGGCACCGCGCTCGTCGGCGCGACCGGTGGGCCCGGTGCGGTGGTCGATCCGGAGAAGGCGACGATCGCCGACCTCGGCAAGCGCGAGATCGCCGTGCTGGCACCCCTGGTGGTGCTGGTCGTGCTGCTCGGCTTCTACCCGAAGCCGGTGCTGGATGTGATCACGCCGTCCGTCGGGGCGACGCTCACCGAGGTCGGCGTGGTCGACCCAGTGCAGGAAGGCAAGTGACGTGCTGACGTTCCTGGCACAGCAGGGGCAGGAGTTGCAGGCCCCGCCGATCGACTACGGCGCCGTCTCACCGATTCTCATCGTGCTCGGCGCGGCGTGCCTGAGCGTGCTGGTCGAGGCGTTCCTGCCCAAGGCCCAGCGGTGGAGCAGCCAGGTCGTGCTGACCCTGCTCACGCTGGCCCTCGCGGCGACCGGGCTCATCGCGTACGCGAACTCGGGCTCGGCGCCCAAGGAGGGCAAGCTGACGTTCGCCGGCGCCATCGCCGTCGACCAGCCCGTGCTGTTCCTGTGGGGGACGTTGCTGCTGCTCGGGTTCGGCGCGGTCCTGCTCATCGCGGACCGCTCGGTCGAGCCCGGCGGCGCGTTCGTCGCCGAGGCGTCGGTGCTGCCCGGCACCATCAAGGACCGGGCGCAGGCCAACCGGCTGGGCATGCAGACCGAGGTGTTCCCGCTGACGCTGTTCGCGCTCGGCGGCATGATGGTCTTCGTCGCGGCCAACGACCTGCTGACGATGTTCATCGCGCTGGAAGTGCTGTCCCTGCCGCTGTACCTGATGTGCGGCCTGGCCCGCCGTCGCCGCCTGCTCTCGCAGGAGGCCGCGGTGAAGTACTTCCTGCTCGGCGCGTTCGCGTCCGCGTTCTTCCTCTACGGCGTGGCCCTGCTCTACGGCTACGCGGGCTCGGTCAAGCTCGCCGACATCGCCACCGCGACCGCCGGCACCGACCGGTCCGACACGCTGCTGTACGCGGGCTTCGGCCTGCTGGTGGTGGGTCTGCTGTTCAAGGCGTCCGTCGGCCCGTTCCACGCGTGGACCCCGGACGTCTACCAGGGTTCGCCGACGCCGATCACCGCGTTCATGGGCGCGTGCACCAAGGTCGCCGCGTTCGGCGGCATCCTGCGCGTGCTGTTCGTGGCGTTCGAGAAGTCGAGCTGGGAGTGGAACTACGTCCTGTGGGGCGTGGCCATCGTGTCGATGGTGATCGGTGCCGTGCTCGGCCTGACCCAGACCGACGTGAAGCGCATGATCGCGTACTCGTCGGTGGCGCACGCGGGCTTCCTGCTCGTCGGGTCGATCTCGCTGTCGGCCGAGGGCCTGTCCGGCACGATGTTCTACCTGCTGGCGTACGGCTTCACGACGATCGCCGCGTTCGGCGTGGTGTCGTTGGTGCGCAACGCGGACGGCGAGGCGACGCACCTGTCGCAGTGGGCCGGCTTGGCGAAGCGCTCGCCGGTCACCGCGCACGTGTTCACGTTCCTGCTGCTCGCCCTGGCCGGTATTCCGCTGACCAGCGGGTTCATCGGCAAGTTCGTCGTGTTCGCGGCGGCGTTGCAGAGCGGCATGGCGCCGCTGGTCGTGGTCGCGCTGGTGGCCTCGGCCGTCGCCGCGTTCTTCTACCTGCGGGTGATCGTGCTGATGTACTTCAGCGAGCCGGCGGCCGACGGTCCCACGGTGAGCGTCCCGGGTGCCTTCACCACGGTGGCGATCACCCTGGGTGCCGCGATCACGCTGGTGCTGGGCGTGTGGCCCGCGTTCGCCCTCGAATGGGCGGGTGCCGGCGGGTTCGCCTTCTAGTGGTACGTAGGCTCACGGGCGTGACCAGTAGCGAGCAGGCGGGGGCGGGGTTCCGGTTCGCGGACCCCGTGCTCGCGGACGTGGTGCAGGGCGGCCTGACCGAGGTGGAGGAGCTGCTGCGCAAAGTCGTGCAGAGCGAGTTCCACCCGGTCATGGAGACCGCACTGCACCTGGTTGAGGCGGGCGGCAAGAGAATCCGGCCGCTGTTCACGATCCTGTCCGCCCAGTTCGGGTCGACGTGGGATCGCGAGAGCGTCGTCAAGGCCGCCGCGGTGGTCGAGCTGACCCACCTGGCCACGCTGTACCACGACGACGTGATGGACGAGGCGACGATGCGGCGGGGCGCCGCGTCGGCCAATGCCAAGTGGGACAACAGCATCGCGATCCTCACCGGCGACTACCTGTTCGCGCACGCGTCCGCTCTGGTCGCGGACCTGGGCACCGCCGCCGCCCGGATCATCGCGGAGACGTTCTCCGAGCTGGTGACCGGGCAGATGCGCGAGACCGTGGGGCCGCGGCCCGGCGAGGACCCGGTCGAGCACTACCTGACGACGATCGCGGAGAAGACCGGGTCGCTGATCGCGACGGCCGCGCGGTTCGGGGCGATGTTCTCGGACGCCTCTCCCGCGCAGGTCGCCGCGTTGCAGGCGTACGGGGACGTCATCGGGGCGGCGTTCCAGATCTCCGACGACGTCATCGACATCGCCTCGCCGTCGTCCGAGTCGGGGAAGACGCCCGGTACGGACCTGCGGGAGGGCGTGAAGACCCTGCCGATGCTGTACGCGTTGGCGGACGAGCCTTCCTCCCGGTTGGCTTCTCTTCTTGCCGGGCCGATCGCGTCGGACGAGCTGGTGGTCGAGGCCCTGGAGTTGTTGCGGTCGTCTTCGGGGTTGGTGCGGGCTCGGGCCACTTTGGACGAGTACGCGGCACGGGCGCGGGCTCATCTCGACGCCCTGCCCGCCGGTACGGCCCGGGACGCTCTGGCTTCCGTCAGCGACTACGTGGTCACCCGCACGCGCTGACTTCCGCCCGCCCCCAAACCGGACCGCCAGTCAGCTTCACCCCCGCAAACGCGCGAGTCATGCGTTCAGACACTACGAAATGTGCACTCGTGCACCCCTCAGTCCGCGAGTCCTCCACTCGGACCCCCTGAAATACGCACTCAGGCACCCCGAACGTGTATCCCGGGGTGCCTGAGTGGTCTTCGAGAGCCCTCACGGGGACTGGCGGAAGCCTGCCTTCACCGCGTCGGCGACCGTGCGGAACCAGACGTCGGCACGGGTGTCGCGGAAGTTCGCGCTTTCCGCCGTGAAGTAGCGGCGGCCGGTCAGCGTGGCCTTCACCTCGAACTCCGGCGCGGGGGCCTTGCCGTCCGAGCGCGGCAGGACGGAGCCCGGACCGAACGGCGAACGCGGGTTGAAGCCCTCCGGCTGCTGGTAACGGGCCGACGGGGTGGCCGGCTCCGCACCGGTGCTCGGGCTGAACCCCACGGGCCGGGGGCGTTGCGGCAACGCGTTGTTGCCGGTCGCCGGACGCGTGGGCAGCGGCTGCTCCGGGGTGCCCATCGACGCGAGCAGCTCCGGTGCCAGGGTCGGCACGAACGGCTGGTCGATGACCGGCTTCGACGACGCCGGCCTGGGGGTCTCCAGCTCCTTGCCGTCCTCCGGGTCGGTCAGCGGCTCGAACAGCGAACGCGGGCGCGCGGGCTCGTCCGGCTCCGCCGCGGTGGGCGCGAACGGCTCGAAGGTCTCCTTCGGCGCGGCGAACGGGTCGAACTTCGGCGGCTCGGGCGCGGGCGGGAGCGGCTCGTAGTCGTCCGGGTCCGGCTCGGTGAACGGGTCGAAGGCGGTCGGTTCCTCGGAACCCGGCTCGCTGAACGGTCGGTACGACTCGGGCTCGACCGGCTGGGACACCTCGGGCTGCTCCTCCTCGTCGACGACCGGCTCCAGGAAGGTGGTCTCCTCGGCCGGGGTCTCCTCGGCGACGACCGGCTCGGGTTCCTCGACGACCTCGAACGTCGTCGTCTCCTCGGCCGCCACCGGCTCGAAGCGGCCGGTCATGTCGTGCTCGGGCCACGCCTGGCCGTCGTCCTCCGCCGGTCGGGAGTCGACTTCGGCGATCGCCTGGGCCAACGCCGTGGCCGGGATCAACGTGGTGGCCTCGGCGGCGGACGGGCGCTCCGGCTCGTCCTCCTCGTCCCGGTGCGGACCGGCGACGGGCTCGGGCGCGTCGTCGGCGTACATGCCGTCCCACGGCTCGATCAACGCCGTCCGCTCGGTGCCCTCCTCCAGCCGGCGCAGCTCGTCGACGGGCTCGTGGTCCCGCACCGGCGGCGTCTCCGGGAACACCCGGATCGGCTCGGACAACGGCACGAGGCCCTGGTCGAGCGCGTCCTCGTAGGCACGGCGGCTGTCCGGGTCCACGGGGTCGAGCGGTGCCTCCACCGCCGGGTCGAACGGCGTGCGCACGATCTCGTCCGGCTCGGACTGCGGGTAGGACGGCTCGGACTGCGGGTAGGACTGCGGGTAGGCCGGCTCGGCGCGGTCGTCCGCCAGCTCCGGGTGGTCCTCGAAGCGGCGCTCGTCCTCGGCCACGTGCCGCGGCTGCTCGACACCCACGGGCACGGGCCAGTCGTCGAAGTCGTCACGCGCCGCCGGCGGCGGTGCCTGCGGGGTCCGTGAGCGCAGCGCCTGGACCTCCTGCTTGAGGGGCCGGACCAGGACCAGCCAGGTGAGCAGGACACCCGCCACGAACGACAGCAGGCTCCACAGCCACACCTGCCCGAATATCCACACGGGAAGACCCTCCCACTGCCGCTCGACCACCCGACACGTCCGCGTCGCAGCGCGGAGCGCTGCAAAACTACCCCGACGGTCCAACCTCGGGGTGGTTGCCCGGCCCACGGTCGGGCAAAACCGGCTGACCTGCTCAAACGTGCGGCGTACAGTGACGTTCGTGCCGCCGTTGACCAGTTCTCCCGCTGTTTCGTCAACTGTTGACCAAACGAAACGCGGCATCGCCTACAGCGCCGGCGCCTACGTGCTCTGGGGCGTGGTCCCGGCGTTCTGGCCGTTGCTCGTCCCCGCCGCGCCGACGGAGATCCTCGCGCACCGCATCGTCTGGTCGTTGGTCGTCATGGCCGCGATCACGACCGCGGTGCGCGGCTGGCGGGTGCTACGCGCGCTGCCGGCGAAGGGCTGGCTGCTGGTGACGGCCGCGTCCGCGCTGATCGCGGTCAACTGGGGCGTCTACATCCACGCGGTCAACACCGGCCACGTCGTCGAGTCCGCCCTGGGCTACTTCATCAACCCGCTGGTCAGCGTCCTGCTCGGCGTCCTGGTGCTGCGCGAACGCCTGCGCCTGCCACAGTACGCCGCGATCGCCGTCGCGGTGGCGGCCGTGGTCGTGCTGGCCGTGGACTACGGCCGGCTGCCGTGGATCTCGCTGGTGCTCGCCGGGTCGTTCGGCGTCTACGGCCTGATCAAGAAGACGATCGAACTCGACGCCCGGTCCAGCCTCATGGCCGAGAGCATCGTGCTCGCGCCGATCGCGCTCGGCTACCTGGTCGTGTCCCCGGGCGGCACGTTCACCGGCCACGGCTTCGGCCACGCGGCGCTGCTGGCGTCGGCGGGCGTGGTGACCGCGATCCCGTTGCTGCTGTTCGGCGCGGGCGCGAAGCTCGTGCCGCTGGTCACGATGGGCATGCTCCAGTACCTGGCGCCCATCCTCCAGTTCTCGTGGGGCGTGTTCGTGATGCACGAGCCCATGCCGCCGTCCCGCTGGTTCGGGTTCGCCCTGGTGTGGGTGGCGTTGGCGGTGTTCACGTTCGACGCCGTGCGCCGGGGCCGGCGCCGGATCGTCGCGCCCGTGGAATGAGGAACGGCCGCGACCCCTCGGGGTCGCGGCCGTCCTGGTGAGAGGTCTCAGCCCACCACGGTCCAGGTGTCCTTGCCGCGCAGCAGCCCGGCCAGGTCCGCCTTCTTCTCCGCCTGCGCCTGCTCGACCTGCGCACGGGCCGCGTCGTCGTACGTGGCACGCCGCGCGCTGCGGAACACGCCGGTGACGGTGTGCTGGAGGTCCTGCGTCGACAGCCGCGACAGCGCGAACGCCAGGTTCAGGTCCTCGGCGTCGTGCACGACCACGTCCTGCGGCGCGACCTCGGACGTCTTGGCCACGGCCAGCCCGAAGCCCTCGCGCACGACCGCGTACTCGCCGTCCTTGCCGAACGTGATGGGCCGCCCGTGGACCACGTCGATGATCCGGCGGGCCGCCTCGTCGGCGTCCTTGAGCA includes the following:
- a CDS encoding NADH-quinone oxidoreductase subunit M; this translates as MNWTLIVLLVLPLVGSVVVGLLRRNDAVAKAIALTVALLELVVAGFAWVGYDPDGARLQLTSSADWIPKFGVHLSFGVDGIALVMIALIAVLVPIVIGGSWADRLPEGRSAGGFFALLLAMETGMVGVFAATDVFLFYVFFEAVLVPMYFVIGRFGGPNRQYAAMKFFLYSLLGGLVMLASVIGVYVAAADKLGAGTFDWATLVTVTRDLPLEHQIWLFLGFFVAFAIKAPLVPLHTWLPDAGAEAPVGAGVLLVGILDKIGTFGFLRYCLPLFPLASKELTPVVMVLAVAGILYGSLLAVGQSDLKRFVAYTSIAHFGFIALGIFAFSSQAGTGAVLYMVNHGISTGMLFLVVGMVMARGGSRLIDDYGGMAKLTPVLGGLFFLAGLSSLALPGTNSFVSEFLVLIGSYPNQPVYTILAAVGMVLAALYVLWLYQRVFQGPVRGTALVGATGGPGAVVDPEKATIADLGKREIAVLAPLVVLVVLLGFYPKPVLDVITPSVGATLTEVGVVDPVQEGK
- the nuoN gene encoding NADH-quinone oxidoreductase subunit NuoN, whose protein sequence is MLTFLAQQGQELQAPPIDYGAVSPILIVLGAACLSVLVEAFLPKAQRWSSQVVLTLLTLALAATGLIAYANSGSAPKEGKLTFAGAIAVDQPVLFLWGTLLLLGFGAVLLIADRSVEPGGAFVAEASVLPGTIKDRAQANRLGMQTEVFPLTLFALGGMMVFVAANDLLTMFIALEVLSLPLYLMCGLARRRRLLSQEAAVKYFLLGAFASAFFLYGVALLYGYAGSVKLADIATATAGTDRSDTLLYAGFGLLVVGLLFKASVGPFHAWTPDVYQGSPTPITAFMGACTKVAAFGGILRVLFVAFEKSSWEWNYVLWGVAIVSMVIGAVLGLTQTDVKRMIAYSSVAHAGFLLVGSISLSAEGLSGTMFYLLAYGFTTIAAFGVVSLVRNADGEATHLSQWAGLAKRSPVTAHVFTFLLLALAGIPLTSGFIGKFVVFAAALQSGMAPLVVVALVASAVAAFFYLRVIVLMYFSEPAADGPTVSVPGAFTTVAITLGAAITLVLGVWPAFALEWAGAGGFAF
- a CDS encoding polyprenyl synthetase family protein; this encodes MGGCRRVRLLVVRRLTGVTSSEQAGAGFRFADPVLADVVQGGLTEVEELLRKVVQSEFHPVMETALHLVEAGGKRIRPLFTILSAQFGSTWDRESVVKAAAVVELTHLATLYHDDVMDEATMRRGAASANAKWDNSIAILTGDYLFAHASALVADLGTAAARIIAETFSELVTGQMRETVGPRPGEDPVEHYLTTIAEKTGSLIATAARFGAMFSDASPAQVAALQAYGDVIGAAFQISDDVIDIASPSSESGKTPGTDLREGVKTLPMLYALADEPSSRLASLLAGPIASDELVVEALELLRSSSGLVRARATLDEYAARARAHLDALPAGTARDALASVSDYVVTRTR
- a CDS encoding sunset domain-containing protein, whose translation is MVERQWEGLPVWIFGQVWLWSLLSFVAGVLLTWLVLVRPLKQEVQALRSRTPQAPPPAARDDFDDWPVPVGVEQPRHVAEDERRFEDHPELADDRAEPAYPQSYPQSEPSYPQSEPDEIVRTPFDPAVEAPLDPVDPDSRRAYEDALDQGLVPLSEPIRVFPETPPVRDHEPVDELRRLEEGTERTALIEPWDGMYADDAPEPVAGPHRDEEDEPERPSAAEATTLIPATALAQAIAEVDSRPAEDDGQAWPEHDMTGRFEPVAAEETTTFEVVEEPEPVVAEETPAEETTFLEPVVDEEEQPEVSQPVEPESYRPFSEPGSEEPTAFDPFTEPDPDDYEPLPPAPEPPKFDPFAAPKETFEPFAPTAAEPDEPARPRSLFEPLTDPEDGKELETPRPASSKPVIDQPFVPTLAPELLASMGTPEQPLPTRPATGNNALPQRPRPVGFSPSTGAEPATPSARYQQPEGFNPRSPFGPGSVLPRSDGKAPAPEFEVKATLTGRRYFTAESANFRDTRADVWFRTVADAVKAGFRQSP
- the rarD gene encoding EamA family transporter RarD, whose protein sequence is MPPLTSSPAVSSTVDQTKRGIAYSAGAYVLWGVVPAFWPLLVPAAPTEILAHRIVWSLVVMAAITTAVRGWRVLRALPAKGWLLVTAASALIAVNWGVYIHAVNTGHVVESALGYFINPLVSVLLGVLVLRERLRLPQYAAIAVAVAAVVVLAVDYGRLPWISLVLAGSFGVYGLIKKTIELDARSSLMAESIVLAPIALGYLVVSPGGTFTGHGFGHAALLASAGVVTAIPLLLFGAGAKLVPLVTMGMLQYLAPILQFSWGVFVMHEPMPPSRWFGFALVWVALAVFTFDAVRRGRRRIVAPVE